One part of the Gammaproteobacteria bacterium genome encodes these proteins:
- the proC gene encoding pyrroline-5-carboxylate reductase → MAPPLLAFIGAGNMGRCLIGGLLANGYPATRIRAADADATQLAALNQSFPVATTTDNVQAASGADIVVLAVKPQQMRAVATALAPVLAARPSLVVSIAAGIATRDLARWLGTSSIVRAMPNTPALMRSGISGLYAAPGVGAAQRAQAENILRAVGLVVWVADEDLIDAITAVSGGGPAYFFLIMELMQSVAQKLGLTADQARTLVIQTASGAARMAREGGADVTVLRGRVTSAGGTTERALRVMQEAGLAEIFDRALTAAKARSAEMARQYGEE, encoded by the coding sequence ATCGCACCACCCCTCCTGGCATTCATCGGCGCCGGCAATATGGGCCGTTGCCTGATCGGCGGCCTGCTTGCCAATGGCTACCCGGCAACACGGATCCGCGCTGCCGATGCCGATGCGACGCAATTGGCCGCACTCAATCAAAGTTTTCCGGTCGCCACCACCACTGACAATGTCCAAGCCGCGAGCGGGGCGGACATCGTGGTGCTGGCTGTCAAACCACAACAAATGCGGGCGGTCGCCACCGCATTGGCGCCCGTGTTGGCCGCGCGTCCATCATTGGTGGTTTCCATTGCCGCCGGCATCGCCACGCGTGACCTCGCGCGCTGGCTGGGAACGTCATCCATTGTCCGTGCCATGCCTAACACGCCGGCGCTGATGCGCAGCGGCATCAGCGGCCTGTATGCCGCCCCAGGTGTCGGTGCTGCCCAGCGCGCGCAGGCGGAGAACATTCTGCGCGCGGTTGGGCTCGTGGTCTGGGTGGCCGATGAGGATTTGATCGACGCGATCACTGCCGTTTCCGGCGGCGGCCCGGCGTATTTCTTTTTAATCATGGAACTGATGCAGTCCGTGGCGCAGAAGCTTGGCCTGACCGCAGATCAGGCACGCACATTGGTGATCCAGACTGCGTCGGGTGCCGCGCGCATGGCGCGGGAAGGCGGCGCTGACGTCACCGTCCTCAGGGGGCGGGTTACATCCGCAGGCGGGACCACCGAGCGTGCCCTGCGTGTCATGCAGGAGGCCGGACTGGCGGAGATCTTTGATCGCGCGCTCACCGCTGCCAAGGCACGGAGCGCCGAGATGGCACGGCAATACGGGGAGGAGTAA
- a CDS encoding type IV pilus twitching motility protein PilT, giving the protein MDIGELLAFSVKNGASDLHLSAGLPPMIRVDGDVRRINVPPMDHREVHDLVYDIMNDKQRKDYEEFLECDFSFEIPNLARFRVNAANQNRGSFAVFRTIPSIIKTLEELKCPKIFKEISEYPRGVVLVTGPTGSGKSTTLAAMVNHINENEYGHILTIEDPIEFVHTSKKCLINQREVHRDTLGFNEALRSALREDPDSILVGEMRDLETIRLALSAAETGHLVFGTLHTSSAAKTIDRIVDVFPAAEKDMVRAMLSESLRAVISQTLCKKTGGGRVAAHEIMIGTPAIRNLIRENKIAQMYSAIQTGQSFGMQTLDQNLQELVSKNLISRQEAQSKAANKDSFK; this is encoded by the coding sequence ATGGATATCGGTGAATTACTGGCGTTCAGCGTCAAGAACGGCGCCTCGGATTTGCACCTGTCGGCGGGTCTGCCGCCGATGATCCGCGTCGATGGCGACGTGCGCCGGATCAATGTGCCGCCGATGGACCACCGCGAGGTGCATGACCTCGTTTACGACATCATGAACGACAAGCAACGCAAGGACTATGAGGAATTCCTCGAATGCGATTTCTCGTTTGAAATCCCCAACCTGGCGCGTTTCCGCGTCAATGCCGCCAACCAGAACCGGGGCTCCTTTGCCGTGTTCCGCACCATCCCCTCCATCATCAAGACGCTGGAGGAGTTGAAATGCCCCAAGATCTTCAAGGAAATCTCCGAATATCCCCGTGGCGTGGTGCTGGTGACCGGCCCCACGGGCTCGGGCAAGTCCACCACACTGGCGGCGATGGTCAATCACATCAACGAAAACGAATACGGTCACATACTGACCATCGAAGACCCGATTGAATTCGTCCACACCAGCAAAAAATGCCTCATCAATCAACGCGAAGTCCACCGTGACACGCTCGGATTCAACGAAGCCCTGCGCTCGGCGCTGCGCGAGGACCCCGATTCAATCCTGGTCGGAGAAATGCGCGATTTGGAAACCATCCGTCTGGCGCTCTCCGCCGCCGAGACCGGCCATCTGGTGTTCGGCACATTGCACACGAGCTCCGCCGCCAAGACCATCGACCGCATCGTCGACGTTTTCCCGGCGGCGGAAAAGGACATGGTGCGCGCCATGTTGTCGGAGTCTTTGCGGGCGGTAATTTCGCAAACCCTCTGCAAGAAGACGGGTGGCGGTCGTGTGGCCGCACACGAGATCATGATTGGCACGCCCGCCATCCGCAACCTGATCCGCGAAAACAAGATCGCGCAGATGTACTCGGCAATCCAGACCGGTCAATCTTTCGGCATGCAGACGCTGGATCAGAATCTGCAGGAGTTGGTAAGCAAGAACCTGATCAGTCGCCAAGAGGCCCAATCCAAGGCCGCCAACAAGGATTCCTTTAAATAA
- the crp gene encoding cAMP-activated global transcriptional regulator CRP has protein sequence MTMEKNAVNNQLLQRLLEHCHRHTFPAKSTIIRQGGPGGDLFYLLSGSVTVLIEDEQGHEFVLAYLYPGEFFGEIGLFNQELGRTAVVRARSRCEVAQISYSRLRALPDIFVDLLIAMSGQLANRLRSANLKLSNLVFMDVSGRIARTLIDLCHEPDAIVHPQGMQVRITRQELGRIVGCSREMVGRVLKEMEARHLISVQGKTILVFGAALRRPGG, from the coding sequence ATGACCATGGAAAAAAACGCCGTCAATAACCAGCTGCTGCAGCGTTTACTGGAGCATTGTCACCGGCATACATTTCCTGCCAAATCCACGATCATTCGCCAGGGCGGGCCCGGCGGCGATTTGTTTTACCTTTTGAGCGGATCCGTCACCGTGCTCATTGAAGACGAGCAGGGCCATGAATTCGTGCTGGCCTATCTTTACCCCGGCGAATTCTTTGGTGAAATCGGATTGTTCAATCAGGAATTGGGTCGTACGGCGGTGGTGCGTGCGCGCAGCCGCTGCGAGGTGGCCCAGATTAGCTACAGCCGTTTGCGCGCATTGCCGGATATTTTTGTGGATTTGTTGATCGCGATGAGCGGGCAGCTGGCAAACCGGCTGCGCTCCGCGAACCTCAAATTGAGCAATCTGGTGTTCATGGATGTCTCGGGGCGGATCGCCCGCACGCTGATCGATCTCTGTCATGAGCCCGATGCCATAGTTCACCCGCAAGGCATGCAGGTGCGTATAACGCGACAGGAACTGGGGCGCATCGTCGGATGTTCCCGCGAGATGGTCGGGCGGGTGTTGAAGGAAATGGAGGCTCGCCACCTGATCAGCGTACAGGGCAAGACTATTCTGGTATTCGGCGCAGCCTTGCGCCGACCCGGAGGCTAG
- a CDS encoding mechanosensitive ion channel domain-containing protein, with the protein MDHAQPQEQKFPQQAVEWDRVLREVETHVDQPLTPAIAEKLRAQIGEVRTQTENRRREITRGVGELRDQLEALGPAPGGGVPDETPEIKSRRIQLNRALADLEGQIKQCDLVITRSESVLRHISARQFERRTSDLQVRLPPPYELDTWLNAGSQVASFARQLHRRDVIKEGKNNLIVLPLVIPGIIIAVMLGRTLRRRILRRYGRDPTIAHPGYGRRWIAAAAEGIGGGLIPVVSVVLPFSASWWLVVDRFVDVPQPWGLLTAIVFYLIASALVQAAFSPDVPNWRVSPISEQASAKIGWRLNALALLFAINMAVVTFFDQINEPGEFLSLHSFILNLFLALVLLSSLPAKLLQTAQSVPERFKEGARPPPTSALSTYLRALLGIIAVIALFANVLGYAALADYLLHNTLYTLLMVGSMMVLRALLREFSAHLAASPEGVMHAASHVLTRNERTSRLMNVWRLAGIDLLLALIGVLAGLILWGIPPADLFEWLLGTFRGVTVGSYHFSLADILLAILVFAVLLMVTRTVQRFLEFRLLPNTGLDIGVRAAITSSLGYLGVGVALLAAVSTLGINLTGLAVVAGALSVGIGFGLQNIVNNFISGIILILERPVKVGDTVAVKEHEGVIRRIRMRSTEIETGQQASVIIPNADLLQSAVVNWTHHSRASRVEIRLTVSYRTDIDTVELLLLDCAKRHPRVSRYPEPTVMVNNFSDHGVELLLGFQLADINDKGRVGSEVRKAILRTMAAQGIDIPVTGKTEPATPT; encoded by the coding sequence ATGGACCATGCCCAACCGCAGGAACAAAAATTTCCGCAACAGGCGGTGGAGTGGGACCGCGTCCTGCGAGAGGTTGAGACACATGTCGATCAGCCACTGACGCCGGCAATTGCTGAAAAACTACGGGCGCAAATCGGCGAGGTGCGCACCCAGACCGAAAATCGCCGGCGTGAAATCACCCGCGGCGTGGGGGAACTGCGGGACCAGCTCGAGGCTCTGGGGCCAGCACCGGGGGGCGGCGTGCCTGACGAAACACCGGAGATCAAATCGCGCCGAATCCAGTTAAATCGGGCGCTCGCCGATCTGGAGGGCCAGATCAAACAGTGCGATCTCGTCATCACCCGCAGTGAAAGCGTGCTGCGCCACATCTCCGCGCGGCAATTCGAGCGCCGGACCAGTGATCTTCAGGTGCGATTGCCGCCACCTTATGAATTGGATACCTGGCTTAATGCCGGTTCACAGGTGGCGTCCTTCGCGAGGCAATTGCATCGACGCGATGTGATCAAAGAGGGCAAAAACAACCTTATCGTACTGCCGCTGGTCATCCCGGGGATCATAATCGCCGTCATGCTGGGGCGCACGTTGCGGCGACGTATCCTGCGGCGCTATGGACGCGATCCAACCATCGCGCATCCCGGCTATGGGCGGCGTTGGATTGCCGCCGCTGCCGAAGGCATCGGTGGCGGACTGATCCCGGTGGTATCGGTCGTTTTGCCGTTTTCGGCGTCATGGTGGCTGGTCGTGGACCGGTTCGTCGATGTGCCCCAGCCATGGGGGCTGCTCACCGCCATTGTGTTCTATCTCATAGCCTCGGCGCTGGTGCAGGCTGCGTTCTCTCCGGATGTGCCAAACTGGCGGGTGTCGCCCATCAGCGAGCAGGCTTCGGCCAAGATCGGCTGGCGTCTCAATGCGCTGGCGCTGTTATTTGCAATAAACATGGCGGTGGTCACGTTCTTCGATCAAATCAACGAACCGGGCGAATTCCTCTCATTGCACTCATTCATCCTGAATTTGTTTCTTGCCCTAGTCTTACTTTCGTCGCTGCCGGCGAAACTTTTGCAGACGGCGCAATCCGTGCCGGAAAGGTTCAAGGAAGGCGCCCGCCCGCCGCCGACCTCGGCGCTGTCAACATATTTGCGCGCGTTGCTAGGGATCATTGCTGTCATCGCCTTGTTTGCCAATGTGCTGGGTTATGCGGCACTGGCAGATTATCTTTTACATAACACCCTCTACACGCTGCTGATGGTCGGAAGCATGATGGTGTTGCGCGCGTTGCTGCGGGAGTTTTCCGCACATCTGGCCGCGTCCCCGGAGGGCGTCATGCACGCCGCCAGTCATGTTTTGACTCGGAATGAGCGGACCAGCCGGTTGATGAACGTCTGGAGACTGGCCGGCATCGACCTGTTGTTGGCGCTCATCGGGGTGCTGGCCGGGTTGATTCTCTGGGGCATTCCTCCCGCCGACCTCTTTGAGTGGCTGCTCGGCACCTTCAGGGGCGTCACCGTGGGTTCCTACCATTTTTCGCTGGCGGACATACTGCTGGCGATCCTCGTTTTTGCCGTGCTTCTGATGGTCACGCGAACAGTGCAGCGTTTCCTGGAGTTCCGCCTGCTTCCAAACACGGGACTGGATATCGGCGTACGCGCGGCGATCACCTCCAGTCTGGGTTACCTTGGCGTGGGCGTGGCGTTGCTCGCAGCTGTCTCAACGTTGGGCATCAACTTGACCGGCCTGGCCGTGGTGGCCGGTGCGTTATCGGTCGGCATCGGCTTTGGCTTGCAGAACATCGTCAATAATTTCATCTCCGGCATCATCCTGATCCTCGAAAGGCCGGTGAAGGTTGGTGACACCGTCGCCGTCAAGGAGCACGAAGGCGTCATCCGTCGCATTCGGATGCGTTCCACTGAGATCGAAACCGGCCAGCAGGCCTCCGTAATCATTCCCAATGCTGATTTGCTGCAAAGCGCCGTGGTCAACTGGACGCACCACAGCCGCGCCAGCCGAGTCGAAATCCGCCTGACGGTGAGCTACCGCACGGATATCGACACGGTGGAATTGTTGTTGCTCGACTGCGCCAAGCGGCATCCCCGCGTATCTCGCTACCCGGAACCGACAGTGATGGTGAACAACTTCAGCGATCATGGCGTGGAACTGCTGCTGGGTTTCCAACTGGCGGATATCAACGATAAAGGCCGTGTCGGGAGCGAAGTAAGAAAGGCCATCCTGCGCACCATGGCAGCGCAGGGCATCGACATCCCGGTGACCGGTAAAACGGAGCCGGCAACGCCAACGTGA
- a CDS encoding oxidoreductase-like domain-containing protein produces MTTAIIEAHLELPPKPEEPLAGECCGRGCINCVWIYYERARERWQQKCEEISARHAAAATIDDGI; encoded by the coding sequence ATGACCACCGCCATCATCGAAGCACATTTGGAATTGCCACCGAAGCCCGAAGAGCCGCTGGCGGGGGAATGCTGCGGGCGCGGCTGCATCAACTGTGTGTGGATTTACTATGAGCGCGCACGTGAGCGGTGGCAGCAAAAATGCGAGGAGATCAGCGCGCGACACGCCGCCGCGGCAACCATCGATGACGGTATTTAG
- a CDS encoding DUF4426 domain-containing protein, giving the protein MRALIRNWCGVNLLALLLALPGGATAEQSMTFGNYTVHYNAFASDLLQAEVAKRYGISRSKGKGVLNISVLKKTDTGTVPVKAAVSATAANLSAQLRTINLREITERDSVYYIGEFAVNNEETLKFTLQVTPEGGKEPYTATFDQQFFTE; this is encoded by the coding sequence ATGCGTGCATTGATACGCAACTGGTGTGGTGTCAATTTGCTGGCCTTGCTGCTGGCTTTGCCCGGCGGTGCGACGGCCGAACAGTCCATGACCTTTGGCAATTACACCGTGCACTACAATGCCTTCGCCAGCGATTTGTTGCAGGCCGAAGTCGCCAAGCGTTACGGCATCAGCCGCAGCAAAGGCAAGGGCGTGCTCAACATCTCCGTGCTCAAAAAGACCGACACGGGCACGGTGCCGGTGAAGGCGGCCGTCAGTGCCACGGCGGCCAACCTGAGTGCCCAGCTGCGCACCATTAATTTGCGAGAAATCACGGAAAGGGATTCCGTGTATTACATCGGTGAGTTTGCGGTGAACAACGAGGAAACGCTCAAGTTCACACTGCAGGTAACGCCGGAGGGCGGCAAGGAGCCCTATACCGCCACCTTCGACCAGCAGTTTTTTACAGAGTAG
- a CDS encoding YggT family protein, with translation MAGNYLVTALSYVIQTLMSLYIGAVMVRFLLHVVGADCFYYNPLARALVSFTNPGLRPLRRMVPGYKGIDWAAVLLMLGLQAIESLIISALYGVIPSPLPLALITAAELFRISVYVFMTAVLLQWAFSWLMPQQYNPVAELAELLAEPILKPARRLLPAMGGFDLSPMLAFIFLNLTLILLVNPLFDLARQIG, from the coding sequence ATGGCTGGCAATTATCTGGTCACGGCGCTGAGTTATGTCATTCAGACCCTGATGAGTCTGTACATCGGCGCGGTCATGGTGAGGTTTCTGCTGCATGTCGTCGGCGCCGACTGTTTCTATTACAACCCGCTGGCACGCGCGCTGGTCTCGTTCACCAATCCGGGATTGCGTCCGCTGCGGCGCATGGTGCCGGGCTACAAGGGCATAGATTGGGCGGCGGTGTTGTTGATGCTGGGTTTGCAGGCCATCGAAAGCCTGATCATCAGCGCCTTGTACGGGGTGATACCCTCGCCGTTGCCCCTGGCGTTGATTACCGCGGCGGAATTGTTTCGCATTTCGGTGTACGTGTTCATGACGGCCGTGTTGCTGCAGTGGGCCTTCAGCTGGCTCATGCCGCAGCAATACAATCCAGTGGCGGAGCTTGCTGAATTGCTGGCCGAGCCGATTTTAAAGCCCGCGCGGCGGTTGCTGCCCGCAATGGGCGGGTTCGACCTTTCCCCGATGCTGGCGTTTATTTTTCTGAATCTCACCCTGATCCTGCTCGTTAACCCGCTGTTCGACCTGGCCCGACAGATAGGCTGA
- a CDS encoding dihydroorotate dehydrogenase electron transfer subunit — protein sequence MAYGPEQRGTLVIEDGVVQRQDAYSGLQHVVRLQAPQIAAHARPGCFVHLQCDPALPMRRPMSLMRVNAFEGWIDILYKRHGLGTERLAGRKPGEYVSMIGPIGVPFKLKEYRAKPLLIGGGVGIPPMLFLAEHMRQQGAPVPLVLMGSEVPFPFTLRPSTILVPGMPGDVIAAMPLLEDWRIPCRLASRQGFAGSFDGTVTELARRWLKALPASERNEVEIFSCGPTSMLKAVKKLSAQYELPCQLSLEEYMACAVGGCAGCTVLVQTDEGPAMKRVCVDGPVFDAKSVIFQ from the coding sequence ATGGCTTACGGCCCCGAACAGCGCGGCACCTTGGTCATTGAGGACGGCGTTGTACAGCGGCAGGATGCCTACTCCGGACTTCAGCACGTCGTGCGTTTGCAGGCCCCGCAAATCGCCGCGCACGCTCGGCCGGGTTGCTTTGTCCATCTGCAATGCGATCCCGCGCTGCCCATGCGCAGGCCTATGTCGTTGATGAGGGTGAATGCCTTCGAAGGTTGGATCGATATCCTTTACAAGCGGCACGGTCTCGGCACCGAGCGGCTGGCGGGTCGCAAACCCGGAGAATACGTGAGCATGATCGGCCCCATCGGCGTGCCATTCAAACTCAAGGAGTACCGCGCCAAACCACTGCTGATCGGCGGCGGTGTCGGCATCCCGCCGATGCTATTTCTGGCCGAGCACATGCGGCAGCAAGGCGCGCCAGTACCACTGGTGCTCATGGGTTCGGAAGTGCCATTTCCGTTTACGCTGCGGCCCTCGACAATTCTGGTTCCGGGGATGCCGGGGGACGTCATTGCCGCCATGCCGCTGCTGGAAGACTGGCGTATCCCCTGCCGTCTGGCAAGTCGCCAGGGTTTTGCGGGCAGCTTTGACGGCACGGTGACCGAACTCGCGCGTCGCTGGTTGAAGGCGCTGCCGGCCTCCGAAAGGAATGAGGTGGAAATCTTTTCCTGCGGGCCAACGTCCATGTTGAAGGCGGTGAAAAAACTCTCGGCGCAATATGAATTGCCCTGCCAGCTTTCGCTGGAGGAATATATGGCCTGCGCCGTCGGTGGCTGCGCCGGTTGCACGGTGCTTGTACAAACCGATGAGGGCCCGGCGATGAAACGTGTTTGTGTCGACGGTCCGGTGTTCGACGCGAAATCCGTCATCTTTCAATAG
- a CDS encoding DUF167 domain-containing protein encodes MREGRAAALILNVHVQPRAGNTAYAGHYGERIKIRLQAPPVSGAANRALIQWLASEFDVPASAIQLLSGKTGRDKRLAVVHPRRFPPWFCDPRD; translated from the coding sequence ATGCGCGAAGGGCGCGCGGCGGCGCTTATTTTGAACGTGCATGTCCAGCCCCGCGCCGGCAACACTGCATACGCAGGCCACTACGGTGAACGCATTAAGATCCGGCTGCAGGCGCCACCCGTGTCCGGTGCCGCCAATCGGGCCTTGATCCAATGGCTGGCGTCGGAATTCGACGTGCCCGCCTCGGCCATCCAACTTCTCAGCGGCAAAACGGGACGTGACAAGCGCTTGGCCGTCGTTCATCCCCGGCGATTCCCCCCATGGTTTTGCGATCCCCGCGACTGA
- a CDS encoding YggS family pyridoxal phosphate-dependent enzyme, whose translation MNPFTASFQAVLQQIDQAVRAAGRPAGSVRLLAVSKTQPVERIQQLAELGQRDFGENYVQEALPKIKMLLDLDLIWHYIGRIQSNKTAEIARVFDWVHTVDRDKTAHRLHEQRPTGRMPLNVCVQVNISGETSKSGAPPDAVESLLGTVSHLSNLRLRGLMALPAPETDTQRQRVACGVLAKIYTRYQDHYGLDTLSMGTSADMQAAILEGATCVRIGTALFGPRRR comes from the coding sequence ATGAACCCTTTTACCGCGTCTTTTCAAGCGGTACTGCAACAAATCGATCAAGCCGTCCGCGCGGCCGGCCGGCCGGCCGGATCGGTGCGGTTGCTGGCCGTCAGCAAGACCCAACCGGTGGAACGGATCCAACAGCTGGCGGAGTTGGGACAGCGCGATTTTGGGGAAAATTATGTGCAGGAGGCACTTCCCAAGATCAAAATGCTGCTCGACCTTGACCTGATCTGGCATTACATCGGCCGGATACAATCCAACAAGACCGCCGAGATCGCCCGGGTCTTTGATTGGGTGCACACCGTCGACCGCGACAAGACCGCCCACCGGCTGCACGAACAGCGGCCGACCGGGCGCATGCCGCTCAACGTCTGTGTGCAGGTCAACATCAGCGGCGAGACCAGCAAGTCCGGCGCGCCGCCGGATGCTGTTGAATCATTGCTGGGAACCGTCTCCCACTTGTCCAACCTGCGCCTGCGCGGGCTCATGGCACTACCCGCCCCGGAAACCGACACGCAGCGGCAACGTGTTGCCTGCGGTGTGCTGGCGAAAATTTACACCCGTTATCAGGATCACTATGGTCTGGACACGCTTTCCATGGGCACCTCCGCCGATATGCAGGCCGCCATACTGGAAGGCGCCACCTGCGTGCGCATAGGCACCGCACTCTTTGGCCCGCGCCGGCGGTAA
- a CDS encoding PilT/PilU family type 4a pilus ATPase, with protein sequence MEREQAIKYMRDLLKLMVDKKGSDLFITVEFPPAIKVDGKVAPVSKTKLTPENTKSLAYAIMNDRQLKEFEATKECNFAIAPAGIGRFRCNAFVQQGYTGLVLRTIETKVPTLDGLGLPAVMKEACLTKRGLVIMVGGTGSGKSTSLAAMINHRNENSFGHIITIEDPIEYVHPHKNCIIMQREVGVDTDDWEIALKNTLRQAPDVILLGEIRDRKTMEFGIAFAETGHLAMATLHANSANQALDRIINFFPQERHQQLFMDLSLNLKAVISQRLLKKVDGKGRVAAIEVLLNSPLIADLILKGEIHMIKEIMAKSNELGMKTFDQALFDLYEADLITFEDALRNADSMNELRLRIKLEGKAAKGKDLRDDVKHLTLAEEEKKGLMR encoded by the coding sequence ATGGAACGCGAACAAGCCATAAAATACATGCGTGATTTGCTCAAGTTGATGGTGGACAAAAAGGGCTCTGATCTGTTCATCACGGTTGAATTCCCGCCCGCCATCAAGGTGGACGGCAAGGTGGCGCCGGTGTCCAAGACCAAATTGACGCCCGAGAACACCAAGTCACTGGCCTACGCCATCATGAATGACCGTCAGTTGAAGGAGTTCGAGGCCACCAAGGAATGCAATTTCGCCATCGCGCCGGCCGGCATTGGCCGCTTCCGCTGCAATGCCTTCGTGCAGCAAGGCTACACCGGTCTGGTGCTGCGCACCATCGAAACCAAGGTGCCGACATTGGACGGTTTGGGTCTGCCCGCGGTGATGAAGGAGGCTTGCCTGACCAAACGCGGGCTCGTCATCATGGTGGGTGGCACCGGTTCGGGCAAATCCACCTCGCTGGCGGCGATGATCAATCACCGCAATGAAAACTCCTTCGGTCACATCATTACCATTGAAGACCCCATCGAATATGTCCACCCGCACAAGAATTGCATCATCATGCAACGCGAAGTGGGCGTGGATACCGACGACTGGGAGATCGCGCTCAAAAACACCCTGCGGCAGGCGCCGGATGTCATCCTGCTCGGCGAAATCCGCGATCGCAAGACGATGGAATTCGGCATCGCCTTCGCCGAAACGGGGCACCTGGCCATGGCCACCCTGCACGCCAACAGCGCCAACCAGGCGCTTGATCGCATCATCAACTTTTTCCCGCAAGAGCGCCACCAGCAGTTGTTCATGGACCTGTCGTTGAACCTGAAGGCGGTGATCTCGCAGCGCCTGCTGAAGAAAGTGGACGGCAAGGGCCGCGTGGCCGCCATCGAAGTGCTGTTGAATTCACCGTTGATCGCCGATTTGATCCTGAAGGGCGAGATCCACATGATCAAGGAGATCATGGCCAAGTCCAATGAGCTCGGCATGAAGACCTTCGACCAGGCGTTGTTCGATCTCTACGAGGCGGATCTGATCACCTTTGAAGACGCCCTGCGCAACGCCGATTCCATGAACGAATTGCGCCTGCGCATCAAGCTGGAGGGCAAGGCGGCGAAGGGCAAGGACCTGCGCGATGACGTCAAACACCTGACGCTGGCGGAAGAGGAAAAGAAGGGCTTGATGCGGTAG
- a CDS encoding PilT/PilU family type 4a pilus ATPase: MDIMPYLKLLVEKKGSDLFFSAGAPVKIKIEGQINSVGKTVLSGELVKAAAYAIMTERQMKGFEEKMESDFAISLPDKSARFRVNVFRQRGEVSIVIRLVPSKIPTIDELGLPEILKTLVMHKRGLILMVGATGSGKSTTLAAMIDHRNRNMAGHILTIEDPVEFSHPNQKSVVNQREVGVDTLSYHNALKASLREAPDVILIGEIRDRETMEAALELCNTGHLALSTLHANNANQAMERVINLFPQDLHKQLFLDLALNVRSVISQRLVQGVDGRRVAAIEIMINTPHVADLILKGQISEIKAAMDGSGAKGMQTFDTALYNLYKEERITLEEALNNADSRTNLEAKINFG, from the coding sequence ATGGACATCATGCCGTATCTGAAGCTGCTGGTCGAAAAAAAGGGTTCCGATCTTTTTTTCAGCGCCGGAGCGCCGGTCAAGATCAAAATTGAAGGCCAGATCAATTCCGTGGGCAAGACCGTTTTGAGTGGCGAACTGGTCAAGGCCGCTGCCTACGCCATCATGACCGAACGCCAGATGAAGGGGTTCGAGGAAAAGATGGAATCGGATTTCGCCATTTCGCTCCCAGACAAGTCAGCACGCTTCCGCGTCAATGTCTTCCGCCAGCGCGGCGAGGTCTCCATTGTCATCCGCCTGGTTCCAAGCAAGATCCCGACCATCGATGAACTGGGCCTGCCGGAGATTTTGAAGACGCTCGTGATGCACAAGCGCGGTCTGATCCTCATGGTGGGGGCCACCGGTTCGGGGAAATCCACCACGCTCGCCGCCATGATCGATCACCGCAACCGCAACATGGCCGGCCATATTCTGACCATTGAGGACCCGGTGGAATTCTCCCATCCGAACCAGAAATCCGTCGTCAATCAACGCGAGGTGGGCGTCGATACGCTGTCGTATCACAACGCGCTCAAGGCGTCGTTGCGCGAGGCGCCGGATGTGATCCTGATCGGCGAAATTCGTGACCGCGAAACCATGGAGGCAGCGCTGGAGCTGTGCAATACCGGCCACCTTGCGCTTTCCACCCTGCACGCCAACAACGCCAATCAGGCCATGGAACGCGTCATCAACCTGTTCCCGCAGGATTTGCACAAGCAGTTGTTTCTGGACCTCGCCCTCAACGTGCGCTCGGTGATCTCGCAGCGACTGGTGCAGGGCGTGGACGGACGGCGGGTGGCGGCCATCGAAATCATGATCAACACACCGCACGTCGCCGATCTCATCCTCAAGGGCCAGATCAGCGAGATCAAGGCGGCGATGGACGGCAGCGGCGCCAAGGGCATGCAGACCTTCGATACGGCGCTCTACAATCTCTACAAGGAGGAACGCATCACGCTGGAAGAGGCGCTGAATAACGCCGATTCAAGGACCAACCTCGAAGCCAAGATCAACTTCGGTTAG